In Carya illinoinensis cultivar Pawnee chromosome 7, C.illinoinensisPawnee_v1, whole genome shotgun sequence, the following are encoded in one genomic region:
- the LOC122316677 gene encoding protein MID1-COMPLEMENTING ACTIVITY 1: MASWDNLGELATVAQLTGLDAVKLIGLIVKAANTARLHKRNCRQFAQHLKLIGNLLEQLKISELKRYPETREPLEQLEDALRRSYILVNSCQDRSYLYLLAMGWNIVYQFRKAQNEIDRYLRLVPLITLVDNARVRERLEDIEKDQREYTLDEEDRRVQDVILNRDPSTKDAMMLKKTLSCSYPNLPFNEALRKENEMLQLELQRSQAHLDVGQCEVIQHLIDVMETVATNEVPEKSLPEKAHKKVERNYSDANSDKEHSSDEGYHKRSDGRTTSRNTSSVSSGHDLLSTRGSHRQEEWHTDLLGCCSEPCLCIKTFLFPCGTFSKIATVAANRHISSAEACNDLMAYSLILSCCCYTCNVRRKLRKMLNITGGFVDDFLSHLMCCCCALVQEWREVEIREAYGPEKTKTSPPPSQYMES; the protein is encoded by the exons ATGGCGTCGTGGGACAATCTTGGGGAGCTTGCAACCGTAGCCCAGCTTACGGGACTCGATGCGGTGAAGCTGATTGGGTTGATCGTGAAGGCCGCGAACACGGCGCGACTGCACAAAAGAAACTGTAGGCAATTCGCGCAGCATTTGAAGCTAATTGGGAACTTGCTGGAGCAGCTCAAGATCTCGGAGCTTAAGAGGTACCCAGAGACGCGAGAGCCTCTGGAGCAGCTCGAGGATGCGCTCAGAAGGTCCTACATTTTGGTCAACAGTTGCCAGGACCGGAGCTATCTGTATTTGTTGGCAATGGGATGGAACATAGTGTATCAATTCCGTAAGGCTCAGAATGAGATTGACAGATACTTGCGGCTTGTACCGTTGATTACTCTTGTGGACAATGCTAGAGTCAGG GAGAGACTGGAAGATATTGAAAAGGATCAACGAGAATATACATTGGATGAAGAGGACAGAAGGGTGCAGGATGTGATCCTGAACCGAGATCCCTCAACTAAGGATGCTATGATGTTAAAGAAAACTCTTTCCTGCTCCTATCCAAACTTGCCTTTCAATGAAGCACTTCGAAAGGAAAATGAGATGCTTCAACTTGAATTACAACGATCTCAAGCTCACTTGGATGTGGGTCAATGTGAAGTAATTCAACATTTGATAGACGTAATGGAAACTGTTGCTACAAATGAAGTTCCAGAGAAGAGTTTGCCTGAAAAAGCTCACAAGAAAGTGGAAAGGAATTATTCTGATGCCAATAGTGACAAGGAGCATTCCTCTGATGAGGGCTATCATAAGAGAAGTGATGGTCGCACAACTTCAAG GAACACATCTTCTGTTTCATCCGGCCATGATCTACTGTCAACTAGAGGTTCTCACCGGCAGGAAGAATGGCATACTGATCTGCTTGGTTGTTGTTCAGAACCTTGTCTGT GTATAAAGACATTTCTCTTTCCTTGTGGGACATTTTCAAAGATTGCTACTGTAGCAGCTAACAGGCATATTt CTTCAGCGGAAGCATGTAATGATTTGATGGCATATTCATTGATATTGTCATGCTGTTGCTATACGTGCAATGTCAGAAGGAAGCTTCGCAAGATGTTGAACATCACG GGAGGCTTTGTTGATGATTTCCTCTCTCATTTAATGTGTTGCTGCTGTGCCCTCGTCCAAGAATGGAGAGAAGTGGAGATCCGTGAAGCTTATG